AATTAGTCAGTCAATATCGAACCAATGTTATGTTACCTTCTGGACAAATCGTAACGGTTGACAACAAAGGAGCCATCGATAATTTACCTGTTGAATCTGCCTATGACAATACTTATGTAGAATCAACGAGTTTACTAACACAAGAAGATATACTCTCTTATTTTTCAACAGATAAACCTTATTTAAACAAGAATTTTAAACTCGATGACTTGGTTAAACATTTTAGTATTAATCGAACGTATATTTCCAAATTCATCAATGTCACGTTTCATACCAATGTGAGCCAGTTTATCAATCAATGGCGATTAAAAGAAGTAGATGAATTACTTCAAACCAAGCCTGAATTAGGTCTTGAAGAAATAGTTCTTCTTGCTGGTTTTTCCAACTATAGGCATTACCAAAGATCCAAACAAATCATCAATCAAAATAAAATAGACCTAAATCAATAAACTTATGGATTTCGAATACTTATTCTTAGTGATTTCTTTTTCAGCGTCGATTTTTTCAGCCTTATTTTGCTTGGTCTTGATTACGCTAAAAGTATATGATCATTCGTTAGATTTTTTCACCAAAAGGTTATCCATCGCTTTGATGTCCTTTTACATTGTTAGTATCATTTTCTTTGTTACTATCTTTTTTTACGTCTTTAATTTAAAACTATATTGGTGGTTTAAAGGCTTGAATTTTCAATCGGTGCTGTTACTGCCCATTATTTTTTATCACATTGTATTTAAATTATCAAGGTTAAAAAAGGATGAGAACTTTAGTTACTACCATTATGTCATTTGTTTTTTGATTGGCATCTCTTATATCATCTATTCTAGAGTAATGCCTCAAACGCCTATAGCATCAGAGAGTGATATCAAAAATGCATTATTTTTCGATGATGGTAGAATCGTCACTCGAATTATATACAATACCGTATATCTTTCTTTAGCACTTTATAGGCTCATTCGATATCGAAAACACATTAGTAATTATTCTTCGGATACTAGTCAAAATTCGTTGACCTGGATGTATCATATATTATTAATCAGCATTTTGATTTACCCAGGTCCTATTTTATTTTACCTGATTCCCGATATGAAGAACAGCTTGCTATTTGGTCAGTTGATTCCCAACTTTTTATTTATGTTTTTTAATATTAGTTTATGTTACAATATTTTTAGTCAAAATTTCAATCTCGTTTATGAAGATATCATCCTTGATGCGGATGAAGTAGAAACCAAGAAATACAAAGAAGTGGTCATCGATAAAGCCACCTTTGAACAATATCTTTATAATGAAAAACCCTTTTTAAACCCTCAATTAAAAATTACAGATTTATTGCCCGATTTAATGACGAATAGAACCTATCTATCATCCTTTATCAATAATACATATCAAATGAATTTCTCTCAATTTATCAATAAATGTAGGTTTAAAGAATATTTAGATTTAAAAGAAACCTTGGATCATAGTAACCTCAATGAGGTAGATCTTATATTGGCTAGTGGTTTTCGCAGCTATGAGAGTTTTAAACGAACAGAATCCTATTACTATAAAACAATGATGTCCAATGAGATGTGCAGCAATACGTAGCTAAACTGTATACTATTTTAATTTAAAGATAGTATACAGGAATCTACCTCATCTACTAACTTTTCTCATTCGTAATTAGGCTTCATCTGCTTTTTCCTCAGTAAGTTTCTTCTACTTTCCAAATCCCCTTATTCCCCTTGCTTTCTAAAGCCATTAGGCGACAAACCCGTATGCTGTTTAAAATAGCGGCAAAACAAGCTTGGATCCTGAAAATTGAGTTGATTACTCACCTCTTTGACCGATAAATCTGATGTTTTTAGTAAGGATTTTGCTTGTAGCATAACAATATGATTGATCCATTTCAAGGCAGATTTCCCTGTCTTTTTGCGCAATAAAGTCGTTAAATAAGGAGGCGTTAAGTTCAACTTTTCCGCATAAAAATGGATGTCCCGATGTGCTACTGCATGTTTAGAAACCAAGGCGTAAAACTCCTCTATAATAGTCGTACTGCGATCTGTTCCTACGTCTACTCTACCACTCAGTCCTTCATGCGCTTCCATAATCATGTGCATCAACCAACGCCAGCAGATGATACCTGATGATTGTATTCTTTTGCGCACTGGACGTATTGGCCTACCTATTACTTATCGATCAAACGAAAGAACCTTACTCAATGAAGAGATTAACGCCATCCAAGAAGCCATTCGAATGGAGCTGTCTGAAACCTTTGCCATCACCCTAAGATAACTGACAAAGTCCATATATACGTTAGTAGTTGTCACAACGTATAGTTTGCGGACTATACGTTGTTTTTTTACCCTTTTTATCTTGAGGAAAAACAGCTACATCTTCGATTTTTCATTAAATTAGTGTTTAGAAAAAAATAAGTGTCCCCTTTAGGAAAATTCAATCGTCTTAGGGTAAATAATAAAATAGAAAGACCATGAAAGATTTTATGCTTATTTTCAGATTACAAGATGTGGCGGATGCTCAACCTTCTCCAGAACAAGTGCAAGAACGCATGAATTGGCTCGCCAGTATTGCGGCACAAAATAAATTGGTAGACAAAGGCAATACGCTTTTACCCACGAAAGAAAGTGCAAAACACATCCGTGCAAACCAAATTGTATCCGATGGGCCTTATACGGAGATTAAAGAGTTCTTAAGCGGTTATATCGTCATCCGAACGGAAACCATCGAAGAAGCGGTTGAAATTGCCAAACAAAACCCTATTTTCAAAATTGGGGGAAGTATTGAAGTACGAGAAATTTTAAAACGCAACTAATTTGGATCATTCAACAAAAGTGCAGGAAGTAATTCCGAATCTGTTTCGAGAACAATATGCAAAGATGACGGCTGTACTATGCCGTCATTTTGGCTTAGCGCATATTGAACTAGCTGAAGATATTGTGAGTGATACTTTCTTAAAAGCAACGGAACGATGGACTATAGAGGGAATTCCCCAATATCCAGAAGCTTGGTTGTATACCGTTGCCAAAAACAAAACCAAAGATTACTTTAAACATCAGGCGGTGTTTGATCAAAAAGTGAAAAGCGAAATTAGCCCACACACAGACCAAGAAGATTTGCCGATTGAACTAGATTCGACGGTTAGTACGGATAGTCAACTGGCGATGATTTTTGCTATTTGTGATCCCATTATCCCAGCGGAAGGGCAACTTTGTTTAGCACTGCAAATTCTATGTGGATTTAGTATAGATGAAATTTCCAATGCACTATTAACTAAAAAAGAAACGATTAAGAAACGACTGTTCAGGGCAAAAGAACAATTAAGAGCCAGTAATTTTGAGATTAAAGCACTCTTGCCCACTCAAATTAACCAGCGATTGCCTCAGGTTCATAAAACCTTATACCTCTTTTTTAATGAGGGTTATTTTTCTACCAATCACAATCAAGTGATTCGAAAAGAGTTGTGTTATGAAGCCCTCCGATTAACGGTTATGTTAACGGCCAACGACAAGACTAATACGGCAGAAACGAACGCTTTGCTTGCATTACTTTGCTATCAAAGTTCGCGTCTGGATGCAAGAGTCGACCATCAGGGGGAACTTGTTTTATTTGACCAGCAAAAAACGGCAGATTGGGATACTGCCCTGATAGACAAAGGAAATTATTATCTCGTACAAGCAACCAATCAGGAGGAAACATCAAAATATCATTTGGAAGCCGCTATTGCCTATTGGCATACAACGCAAAACCCAGCGAAATGGATGTCTATTTTGGATTTGTACAATCAGTTAATCTTAGTCGAATACTCGCCGATAACAGCCCTAAATCGCACCTTTGCTTTTGCGCAAGTCTATGGAGTTGAAGCAGGAATAAAAGAGGCTGAAAAGCTGGAGCTCCTCCATAACCGCTTTTATTTTGAGCTGTTGGGTTATCTCTATACCCCAGTACATCCACAAAAAGCAATTCACTTCTTTCAACAGGCGTTAGCGTTGACTCAATCGCCTGCAGAACAAAATATCCTAAACCAAAAGATAGCTGCACTAACCACACAGCAAAACGAAAAATAAACAAGAGCTACAGCCGAAAAGGCAATAGCTCTTAGTTTTATAATCTCTTATGCTATTGAAAATTTTCTACGATTCCTGCATAATCAGGTGAAAAATTAGGAAAGGCGGTTCCTTCTATTCGATAAGTCACTACGGCTGTAATCCCAACATAGGCCTTCAAAACAGCTTTCAAGTAATCCGCTAAATAATCCTGAACGATTCCCGCTGGTTGTATTCCACCGGAAGCAATAGCCAAATAGACTTTTTTCTGCGTAATCAGTCCTACTCGACTCCCTTTTTCGTCATACGTATACGTTACACCCACGCGAACCAGTTGATCCACCCATGCTTTTAAATGAGCCGAAACAGTAAAATTATAAGTCGGTGTACTGATTACGATGATATCTGCTTCCTTCACTTTGTCAACAACTCTATTGGCATAGGCTAACGTTGGAATAGAATCATAGTTGGGTTGGTCTGGTGCAACATAGAAGCTCTGAATCATCTCACTGCTGTATAAAGGTGGTGGGTTCTGCACCAAATCCCACGTTTCTATGGCAATCACTTGTTCTTGTTCTTCTAAACGCTTGATAATAGCTAATCCTAAGTTCGTGCTATGCGACTGTTCTCCTCTTGCACTTGAGGTAAGGTGTAAAATGGTCTTCATCAATTTTAAAGTATTTTCATTTTACTACTTAACGATTGAAAAACAACAAAGGGGACACAGCGCTAACTAATTTTATGTATATAGTATGACGATGCTATTTTTTTCCTAGATTAAGAAATCCTTTCCGTATCAAAAGAAACTGGTATTGTTCGGGGTTTGTTCGGATCATCTTCGGGTTTACTTGGGTAAAACCCCTTTTTACCGAAGGTGCACCGAACAAACCCCAAACAAAAGTCAATGAGTTTGTACACGATCATCCCTTTTTCTCTTCGTTTTTATTCTTTATTGATTTCGATAAGCATTAGGTGTTTGCCCGATGTATCTTTTAAAATAGCGACAAAAAAGAGAGGCATCTGCAAACTCCATTTTATCACTAATCTCCTTAATGGACAAGGAAGTCATATTCAAATACTCTTTTGCTTTATTAATGACGACAAAACCAATCCAAGACTTGATTGATTTTCCGGTTCTTTTTTTAATTAATGAACTCAAGTGCTGGGGAGTTAAATGCAATTGCTCCGCATAAAAAGAAACTTGTCGTTGCAATTCGCCATGTTGCTGCAATAATTCGAAAAAAGAATCGGTAATTTGGTTGATTCTATTTTTTTGTAAATTCTCTTTTTGGGTTAAAGATTGGTACGACTTCGCTACGCCCGTAATGAGTGAAAAAGCGAGATATTGTATCATCTGATTCAACAAAATAGTCTTGGGTTGCCCATAGTACTTCACAATTAATGCCGCAAGTTCTTCCAGTCTTTCTTTATCTTGTGCCGCAGCATATAACAAAGGGGAATTCAAAACCTCCGTATTGCTGATTAGCTCTGGCAGAATAGTAAATTTCTCTATGAAGTCATAGGACATCAGAAAAACAGTCGCCCTAAAATCTTCACTAAAAGACAAGGGTTCTACCGTCATCTCTGGTAAGATGGTAAGTATAGCCTCTTCTTCTACGCGATATGCTAGTTTATTAATCTTTATCGACAAGGAACCTTGCGTACAACATAACAAGACAAGCCCTCTAAACTGATAACTCCATTCAAAGAAAGACAACTTTGTCTCATCCTGTGCTTCAACAAGGAAAAATTCTTCCATTAAAAAAGGATAAAATACCTGATATCGAGTATTGAGCTCCGAAATTTTTAAAAGATGCATCGTCGTTTTTTTTGTAAAAATATAAAACCAAAACGAGTGTGGTTGTTAAATCTTAGTCTTCGTTTATCAAATCTTTAAAATGGAATATAAAAGCCTTAAAATGGAATATCCCAAGCCCTCGTGTAAATCCTACTTTCGTACCGATTCAACTTATTCCATTACGTATGAGGTTTATTTTTTCCCCAAACAGCAACAGCACACGCGTTGCTATTTCTCTTTTTTTCTTTGCTCATGGTCTTGTTCTATCTTCTTGGGCCAGTAGAATACCGAGTATCAAAACACAGCTTGCTCTGACAGATGCTGAACTTGGCACGCTACTCTTACTCCTCCCTATTGGGCAGATCAGTACCATGCCTTTATCGGCAAAACTAATCCGTACTTATGGTAGTCAACGAAGTGTTCGCTATGGCTTCCTGC
The window above is part of the Myroides odoratus DSM 2801 genome. Proteins encoded here:
- a CDS encoding FMN-dependent NADH-azoreductase yields the protein MKTILHLTSSARGEQSHSTNLGLAIIKRLEEQEQVIAIETWDLVQNPPPLYSSEMIQSFYVAPDQPNYDSIPTLAYANRVVDKVKEADIIVISTPTYNFTVSAHLKAWVDQLVRVGVTYTYDEKGSRVGLITQKKVYLAIASGGIQPAGIVQDYLADYLKAVLKAYVGITAVVTYRIEGTAFPNFSPDYAGIVENFQ
- a CDS encoding YciI family protein, whose amino-acid sequence is MKDFMLIFRLQDVADAQPSPEQVQERMNWLASIAAQNKLVDKGNTLLPTKESAKHIRANQIVSDGPYTEIKEFLSGYIVIRTETIEEAVEIAKQNPIFKIGGSIEVREILKRN
- a CDS encoding helix-turn-helix domain-containing protein encodes the protein MEAHEGLSGRVDVGTDRSTTIIEEFYALVSKHAVAHRDIHFYAEKLNLTPPYLTTLLRKKTGKSALKWINHIVMLQAKSLLKTSDLSVKEVSNQLNFQDPSLFCRYFKQHTGLSPNGFRKQGE
- a CDS encoding RNA polymerase sigma factor; the protein is MDHSTKVQEVIPNLFREQYAKMTAVLCRHFGLAHIELAEDIVSDTFLKATERWTIEGIPQYPEAWLYTVAKNKTKDYFKHQAVFDQKVKSEISPHTDQEDLPIELDSTVSTDSQLAMIFAICDPIIPAEGQLCLALQILCGFSIDEISNALLTKKETIKKRLFRAKEQLRASNFEIKALLPTQINQRLPQVHKTLYLFFNEGYFSTNHNQVIRKELCYEALRLTVMLTANDKTNTAETNALLALLCYQSSRLDARVDHQGELVLFDQQKTADWDTALIDKGNYYLVQATNQEETSKYHLEAAIAYWHTTQNPAKWMSILDLYNQLILVEYSPITALNRTFAFAQVYGVEAGIKEAEKLELLHNRFYFELLGYLYTPVHPQKAIHFFQQALALTQSPAEQNILNQKIAALTTQQNEK
- a CDS encoding helix-turn-helix domain-containing protein, with protein sequence MHLLKISELNTRYQVFYPFLMEEFFLVEAQDETKLSFFEWSYQFRGLVLLCCTQGSLSIKINKLAYRVEEEAILTILPEMTVEPLSFSEDFRATVFLMSYDFIEKFTILPELISNTEVLNSPLLYAAAQDKERLEELAALIVKYYGQPKTILLNQMIQYLAFSLITGVAKSYQSLTQKENLQKNRINQITDSFFELLQQHGELQRQVSFYAEQLHLTPQHLSSLIKKRTGKSIKSWIGFVVINKAKEYLNMTSLSIKEISDKMEFADASLFCRYFKRYIGQTPNAYRNQ